The Amycolatopsis japonica nucleotide sequence GCGTCGGGCGGGACGTCGTGACCGGAGGAGTTTGCGAGGAGGGTGGCGTGGTCGTACTCGGTGCCGGTGGTGCTGATTCGGGCGCGGACAACGAGGATGCGGGCGGCTCCGGTTGGGGCGGCGTCGGCGGGTCAGGTGGCCGGCTGGTGGCGGGAAGGTGGAGGGTGTCGCCGGGGTGGATCAGGTTCGGATTGGTCAGGATCCGTCCTCCGGACTGGACGCTGCCGCGGTTGAGGGCCCAGAGCTCCGGCCAGCGATCACCCTCGCCCAGGCAGCGCTGCGCGATCCTCCACAGCGAGTCGTACACCCCGTTCTCCGGTGGCCGGACCCGCTCGATCCCGGGCTGGACCGGAAGCTGCTCATGGACGACCGGTGTCGTGGAGACGGGAGCGGTGACGGCCACCTCAAAATGACCGGCGGGGTACATGTCGGCGGGGTTGAGGGGCGCGGCGGTGGCCGTGCGGCCCAGCACGGCCACGAGCAGGGCGCCGATAAGCACGGCCGCGACCCGCCGCACCGGGCCTGTCTGCCGTTTCAGGTCCGGCAGCCCGCCGCGGGCGACGTCGGCCGCGCACGCGGCGAGGTCGAGGACGAACACCAGCCACACCAGCCAGGCCAGGCAGGCGAGGGCGTCGAGCAGGAACCGTGCCGACATGGGTGTCATCAGCGCAGTGCCGATCTCGTCCAGGCTCGGCAGGTGATCCGGCAACGGCCAGCCCACGCCGTGAACCAGCGCCCACGGAACCCCGGCAACCAGCGCGGCCAGCACGACTGCGGCGAGCAGCCCACGCACCGCCCGGCCCAGCAACCGTGCGGTGCGCGTGAGCGGCGCACGGCCGAACATCAGCTACTCGCCGCGCCGACCGCTGCGCTGCCGCGGCGGCCAGCGTCCTGTGCAGGTGCGGCGGGCTGGGCGGTGCGGGTTTCGGTGGCCGCGAGGGTGCCTGGGACACGGTTGTTCGCCGCGGTGCCGGGGCGTTTGCGTTTGCCGCCGCGGGCGGGCTTGGTCACCTGGTCTCGCCAGCGGGTGAGGTCGGCGGTGGCAACGTCGGTGACCTCGGCGAGCTCGGGCACGTCGATGACGTCGCCGGCCGCGGTGAGGACCTCGCCGAGCTCGCGTTCAAGGTCGGCGAGCCGCTCGGCCAGTTCGGCGTGCCGGCGGGCCAGCTCGCCCACCGTGCCGGCCGCCTGGGCCCGGCGCGCGCTGCGCGCGGAATCTCGCTCCTCGAGGCGGCGGGTGATCTCGTCGTCGGTGGTCACCATGCCGGTGTTCTCCCTCCAGTACGTGCCAACTGGGTCAGGGCTCGATGCCGCTGACCCCGCGCTGCGGATGGGCGGCGCCCCGCCCGTGGGTGTGGATGTCGCCGATCCCGGCCAGCGACAGCAGCTGTGTCCGGTACACGGCGGTGACCTCGACGGTCACCGTGTCCCCGGCGACCGCGACAGTGCCGGTGGCGCCGACGCTGGCCAGGTACCGCTGCGCGAGGTCACGAGCCCGCCCCGGTTCGATGCGGACAATGCCGTTGGCGCGATATGCGGCGAGGTCGAGCGCCTGGGCGCCGGCGCGGGCTGCGGACTCGGCTTGCCCTCCAGCGCGGACCTTGCTCGCCAGGGCGAGACCGCCGTCCAGGCTCAGCCCGGTCAGCGCAAGCAGTCCGAGCAGGAGGGCGATCACGAACGCGGTCACCCGGCCTTCCTCCGCCCGCCACCACCAGCGCAAGCGGTACACGGACGTGCCGCTGCCCGGCCTGCCTGCGGGGTGAGCAGAATGGGTGGCATGACCGCGCCCGAGACGGAACCGCCCGACCTGGGCGAGGATCGTCTGACCGCGTGGCATGAGGCTGGGCACGTGGTCGTCTATCTGCTGCAGGGCCGGTCGCTGCGCTACGTGACGCTGCGGCCTCGTGGCATCGGGCGCGTGGGCTTCACCGCTGTCCGGCCGCGCCGCGTCGAACTGTCGTCGGTGGCGGTCGTCGCGCACGCCGGGCCGCTCGCCCAGGCCCGTCATGTCCTCGAGGTGACCAGCGAGGCCGAACGGCTGCATGAGGGCGTGACCGCAGAGGATGTTCGCCTCGGCGCCTACCTGCACGGCGGGCACGACGACCTCGCCCTGATTGTCGAAGCCCGCCGCGCGTACGGACTCGCCGACGATCAGCCCGATCTGTGGGCCGAGATCGCGCAGGACCTCGTCGACCGGCACTGGACGGACATCAGCCGCATCGCCGAGGCGCTGCTCGAGCACCGGACGCTGACCGGCGCCCAGCTCCGCGCTCTCGTGCCGGGGCTTCCACTCGCGCGCTGACGACGTCATCGGGCACCGCCAGGGCGAGCTTGGGACCGGTAGGTGTCCACAACTTCGCTGGCGGACGATTCCAGGGTTTTCTCGCCGGGGACGCCGAGCAGCGTGGCTTGTCCAAAGTCGACGGAACACCTGACGTACACGGTCACCGCGCTGGCGGGAACCAGCGAGCCCGACAGCGTGGTGGTCACCTCGCGGCACACCACACCCGCCTGAGCCAGCGCGGTGCCGACCGTGTCGCGAGCGGCGGTGGCGGCGGCCGTGA carries:
- a CDS encoding pilus assembly protein TadG-related protein, coding for MTAFVIALLLGLLALTGLSLDGGLALASKVRAGGQAESAARAGAQALDLAAYRANGIVRIEPGRARDLAQRYLASVGATGTVAVAGDTVTVEVTAVYRTQLLSLAGIGDIHTHGRGAAHPQRGVSGIEP
- a CDS encoding M41 family metallopeptidase, whose protein sequence is MTAPETEPPDLGEDRLTAWHEAGHVVVYLLQGRSLRYVTLRPRGIGRVGFTAVRPRRVELSSVAVVAHAGPLAQARHVLEVTSEAERLHEGVTAEDVRLGAYLHGGHDDLALIVEARRAYGLADDQPDLWAEIAQDLVDRHWTDISRIAEALLEHRTLTGAQLRALVPGLPLAR
- a CDS encoding TadE/TadG family type IV pilus assembly protein translates to MTAEAVLVTPVLVMLLVLLAVVVHRGVDARLRLDDAAHQAARAATLHRSITAAATAARDTVGTALAQAGVVCREVTTTLSGSLVPASAVTVYVRCSVDFGQATLLGVPGEKTLESSASEVVDTYRSQARPGGAR